Within the Glycine soja cultivar W05 chromosome 3, ASM419377v2, whole genome shotgun sequence genome, the region AACTCAACAACATTAGCATTAACTGAATTTACAGAATGTAAAACATGCTTATCTTTAAGTCGGTTGGCCTCCTCTGTCTTCATATGATTTATTAATTCTTGAAGTTACAAGTCCCTCTTCTTGTGTTTCAGTTGGTTGCGGTAGTCACTCCACGAAGGTGGAAATTTTTCTAGAAGCACATTAGCCTGCAATATCTCACACATCTTCATTCCTTCATTTAGTATATCACCAACTAGATTCTCATACTCATGAATCTGCTCCATGATTGGTTTGTCATCCATCATTTGGAAACGCAGCCAATTTCCTACCACATATTTCTTTCTTCCAGCATCATCATCACCGTAACGTTTCAGCAGAGTGTCCCATATTGTTTTCGCAGACTTTTGATTAATGAAAAGATCAAACAGATTATCTGCCATATGAGTTAGCAGATGACCTCTAGCAGTTTTGTTGTCCTTTTCATATTTCTTCTTTGCTTCTTCGTTAGCTTTCTTGGTTTCTGCAGGAAGCGGTGTGACGACAGGGGTAGCAGGAGTTTCAAGAGTAGATGATTCAGAAGCGTTGACATCAGCGGGAGGATCTTCAAATAGCACATAATCAACCTCTAAGGCTTCAAACAAAATCAACAGTTTTTGAAACCATCTCCTATAATTTGAGTCGTCTAGAGGTTCTATTTTCGACATATCCGGAATGATTTTTGATAGATTTCCAGCCATTTCTGTTTAGTACTTGatgcaaggaaaaaataaattttgctttgctttcaaatttgttGGAAAAAACTAGAAGTCATAAGTACAAAACAGAAACATATAACACAGATTGGAGGTTTGTTGTGCCGTGAAAAATCACTGCCTTGAAAGCAAAATTCGGCTAGACCTTGATGCAATCTAGTTTGTCGACTGCTCCCCAAGGTTAACACAACGAGCCTATGAACACGTGCACTCGTGGCTTTAGGCTATGGAAATCACAGAACAATTGCCCAGAATTTTAGAAGtagataataagaaaagaattgaaaattattttctgcCTGTGCAAGCCCGTCCAAGACTATGACAGTCCTCTTTTTAATAGCAAAACCACAAAAacgtctttttcttttcctcttcacaaatcataattattagcTACACATTTAACAAATTGACCGTTAGAGAATTGCTAATAAAGTGGAGGTTAAGCTATTTGATTTATAGCTAATCAagagcattaaaaaaaaaagaaatatttgttaaaagaataacaATCAAAACTGTTTAAAATCAGTTAGGAAATTTGAGAATAAATAGTGATTTCAGTTTGCCATTGTCCAACAATGTACAGTgaaaaaaaagagtagaaaTTACTAATGAATGACTATTGCAAGGCTCATTTTAACAACAAAGTTTTCGATTGAAGCATGAAATAAGATAAAAGGTTATTCTACAATTCCTATCTTTGAATATAGCTTAACAAGGTGGAGTCCTTTACATGAACAAAACTACAGTTTAAGAACAAAAGTTAGGCATCTGTTACATGATCAGCAAAACTACagttaaagaaacaaaagtacAGTTTATTGGCAATCGTATTTCTAGAGTTAAACGACACAAACAGCAACCCAAACAAACCAACTCAACAGCGACCCAAAAGTTTTCCACCCACGAAATCCTCTTCACCCTAGTCCAATCAGTAACCAACAGCACCCTCACTCATCTATAATTCGACAGAAATAGTAACACTACATACATTCtatcttaattatatttataaagtcCATACATATTAtgtaacttttaattataaataaaaatatgttatgtacaccgttttttatattattattttaagtaattCCAAATGgataatgatattattattattagggttaattaagttttaagtTCATAAACTATTTCACATTCTAATTTTTAGttccttaaaatttatttgataatttttaattctttgttgatttttttttatcatttttggtCTCTCCAAtgtttttttgtctatttttagtcttttatttatttttattgttcaaaatatataaaaagatgagagactaaaaatggacaaaataataattaatcttgagcaataaaataaagaagagattaaaaatattgatagaaaattaataaagaacTAAAGGttgttaaaaaaacttttgaaaaattaaaaatttgaatctgAAAAAGTTTAGGACTAAAAAGTTAATTgacctttattatttttattattaaactttttatttataaaaataaaatgactagGTAATTTATGTAGTTGATGATAATTTATGACACTCGATAGGTGTCACGCTTAATTGTCCTTCAcgtatttaataatgtttttaatatttttttttatatttcatcacaattttatgtttttaagttTCAATAATATTCCtatatcattcataatttttcttaGTACATATTTAAAGTCATGTTGTATtgttacaatatatttttttagcaatatattgatatttatatgatttttaatctaTCCAAAAATTATTCCAAACCACCTCCAAAAGTTATTTCGTGCATCACACGAGTCCCCACTAGTATATACTAACCAACGATCATGcatgaatttgattttgtaatatattttatatttaaattttatttttgaaattataaaattatattaatgcatgcattttatttaaaattgattagatAACATCTCATCAAATTTGAttagattaatataaaatttttaatgattGATTCAAAACTTATTAGATTTGATTTATTCAAAACCTGattatataatatatcttaaaccaaaatgaaaaatactGTTAGTTAGGGATGTTTGTGGctcaatttgttttaatttttttattgaaaagttACTcgaatcaaacttaaaaaatatatggtttggtttagtttgatttttatttaaaataaaattccaatCAAACAAAACCAATATTTTACCATTTGATTTAGTTCGATTTATGtggtttttattaaaatttatatacttttttcatattttaaataaaattatattaataaattgttgataacaatctataaaatttattaatatgttaaatcttttacaacaaaattctgcataaatttgatttattttaaccaCTAAAcatatcaaaaaatttatttaaaaaaaaatatattttataagttttatataCATAGCAATATAAATATTCTGAAACTCAAAtgatatacatataaaatacaTAACATTAAAGTAATACAAGTGTTAGTACAAGTATTACAGTTTGAATTAGTTTCGAACATGCAACCctcaaattaaatcaaatcagtttgagaaaaaaaatcatccaaaagaatcaatttgatttagttttcgatttttattttgaatcatttgaatttgaataccTCTAGTGCATTACATTATGTACGGGCAAAATCTCTCACATCATGTGACGAGCGAAGGAAGCATGTAAGGGAGTAAGGCGGCCAAACAGACaagcataaaataaaatgtccAACTCAACTTGAAACATACTCCTTTAGTcctttttatcaatatttttaaaattagatcgATGAAAAcactaattcaaattttaatgtttaaacCGTAGTTGAACcataattacattattttatatttttaacattatataatattttaaggaataaaataatatataattaaaaaatgaggatctaaaaaattgtaaattagtaTAAATGCTTAAATTATATGtgtcagaaaataaaaactaataataatttatactcatgtgaaatatttaagaatgtatttttatttatctttaaaatattttagattaaatagtaagattaaaataaaaaataataaataaaataaatttaaaaaaactggTTCAGCCCCGATTTCCCTCGTTCCCTTGCTTAGTCTCACCAATTGTAAGCCTTATGCGATAGGATTTTCCTCTGCAATCTCTTGTACTTGAAACTCCTTCCTTTTTCTAGATCTCCATCTATGGATATCTGCAAGAGAACAAGACCAGAACCCCACTTCAACTTAAATGGCGAATTCAACAAATAATTAGGATGATTAGACATTAGTGTCCTATTGAAGACCTTCATTACAGTAAAAAGATTATTCTTACTTattgagaaataattttaaaaattattaaaattcaatttaaaaataaatgttacgagtattattgaataaaaaagtattCAACAACTAACAAATCTAATTCTATTGAGTAAAGTttatgagttattataaatcttgaaaagaaatattttaagagTTATCTTTACTCTCAGTATGTCATgtgtttttttctctcctaattttatatattgagcatttaatttattttttaaatttttatttctttcaaatttattcttaattttaattttaaatttaattcgaTTTAACAATTAGAAAAAATTGACTATAAacgtaaaacataaaataattgtatattattatctattaaaaaaattaacatatatgattgtttatttttataataattacattaaaaatcttATCATTATCTGtatgtttaattttcttaattacttatctttttttattgatcttcatcttaaattttaaattgaatttcagtaattttctaaaataatttttaataattaaaaataatcttgtttcgtaatatatattatttactataaatctaaaatatatattcgattctatttatatatgaaagttttaaaaaaaaattatatttaagaaagtGGTGCAGGCAGgcatagaaatattttttttccctcttgaTCATCTGATGGGGAGAGTCGTTACATTCATGAAcggtaatatttttttgtatgtgACTGTTTTATGCTCTTAATCTCATCCGTTCACTTACATCCAACGGCTGAAAAAGGACGCTGGAGAGAGCATGAGACAGAAGGTGCTGGAGATGATCCGGTTCCTTTTTATTACCCTGTATCGTCCCAACTATTTTCCGCTCTCCTTGCTCCAAAACCCCTTATTCAGGGTCACCGctgttagggttagggttagggttttgcCGCACATTCTTTCTCTAGCAATCTTCTTCTACCACTTTCCCCTCATTCTCTCTCTTAGTCTCTTCAATTGTAAGTTTTTTGCGCTAGGGTTTCCTCTGCTATCTCTTGTACTCGAAGCTCGTTCCTTTTTCCGGATCTCGATCTATGGATATCCGCAAGAGGGGAAGACCCGAACCCGGCTTCAGCTTAAATGGTGGATTCAAGAAATCCAAGCAAGGTTTGATTTTTAGCATTCTCGCTCTTCTGGGTTTCCACTATTTCAATACGCTTTGGTTTCTGCTTCAAAAGttgctttctttttccatcTTGTTTTGTGTTTGTGAATGTAAATCGAAGTCATtcttcatttattaaattgttattagtaatttcactaaaaaaaatttttaCTCAACACTGTTATGGTATGGTGCTCATCGAGGAGGGAATTTTCTCTGTCACGCTTATGAACATAGGTACTTCTGTCGTTGAGTTGTTTCGGTAGTTTGGGAAGTAGACCACCAAATCACTGTGATTACCCCGTCTTTCAAACTTTATTATGTTAGATAATGAACTCAAAACGTattaaatttctaaatttttcactcaaaagtaatttaactcaacAATGTTATGGTATGAGGAGAAATTTCTCTCTCACGTTTATGAACATGGCTGCTACTGTCGTTGAGTTGTTTCAGATTGGTCAGTTTTTTTTTCAGTAGTTGGGGCAGTGGAAAACCAAATCACTGTGATTACCCCGTTTTCCAAACTTTATTATGTTAGATAATGAACCCAAAACGTATGaaaatttctgaaaaaattTCACTCAAAAATAGTTGTTTTGAAGTTGTTAACAGCTTTGGAATAAAATGTACTAGATTAATAAGCAAGAAAATGTTAACTGAGAATAAGTAATAATGTTTTGCAACAGAAATGGAGTCCTTATCAACTGGTGTAGGAAGCAAATCGAAGCCATGTACCAAGTTTTTCAGGTTCTAATCTGTTCTTTATCTAATAAATATCTACTATTGATAgtgtattataattataattactttAAGAATTACTTGTTTGATTGTTATCAACTAAATTGTGCAATTTTGCAAATTAACTGGGTATTCAAAGCTTTTATACAGGTACATACTATTCTTTGGTCTAAACAAGTTGTAACAAAATAAACAGAGTACAAAACAGATAACAAGTTGATGTATAGTTGCACCAAGATCACTTTATCAATGATAAATTGATCATTCCCCACTCCATGTTTAACTTAAAGCTTAATTAGTTTGTTTCCCATATAATTATGTTTAGCTTCAATTTTCCTTATTTTAATAGATTCTACCGCTTATGAACCCACCTTTCAATTGATAAGCTTTTAACAAACTAATATGAATTGAACTTCGATTGGTTGGGTCAGGTATGATTTCAAAACTACATATAAATATCAGTGGTTTTGTGATTTGCAttttcttgaataaagcatacacttttttgtcttttaa harbors:
- the LOC114405239 gene encoding uncharacterized protein LOC114405239 encodes the protein MAGNLSKIIPDMSKIEPLDDSNYRRWFQKLLILFEALEVDYVLFEDPPADVNASESSTLETPATPVVTPLPAETKKANEEAKKKYEKDNKTARGHLLTHMADNLFDLFINQKSAKTIWDTLLKRYGDDDAGRKKYVVGNWLRFQMMDDKPIMEQIHEYENLVGDILNEGMKMCEILQANVLLEKFPPSWSHKAYECKLRKGQQSNNSKPAAPHAPQAHLAENEEVIAAVVVEANMVDNKVDWILDTGASKHLCANKELFHQIEDADDGKCVFMGNSATTRVLGKGKILLKLTSGKTLSLSDVLYVPSLRRNLISGSCLNRAGLKLVFEADKVVITEMMNAMLLSSGMSTQMWGKPFCPPVIY